The Collimonas fungivorans Ter331 genome has a segment encoding these proteins:
- a CDS encoding DHA2 family efflux MFS transporter permease subunit produces MSSPKPAMPARPPSQPLPPLTGGKLVMGTVALSLAVFMNVLDSSIANVSIPAISGDLGVSPQQGTWVITSFAVANAISVPLTGWLTQRFGQVRLFVTSIILFVLSSILCGLAPSMEVLIAARVLQGAVAGPMIPLSQSLLLSSYTPAKSGMALAFWGMTTLVAPVMGPLLGGWISDNYTWPWIFYINIPVGVFAAWATWSIYHKRESAVYKLPIDKIGLALLVIWVGSLQIMLDKGKELDWFNSSTIVILGAISLIAFIYFVIWELGDDHPVVDLTLFKGRNFSGGVIAISVGYGLMFGGLVILPLWLQTTLGYTATLAGEVMAPVGIFAIILSPFIGKILPKVDARWVASTAFLIFAVVFFLRAQFTENVDTFTLMIPTVIQGAAMAMFFIPLTSIILSGQPPEKMPSAAGLSNFVRIMFGGMGTSITSTFWDRRTSLHHSQLTEFTGPHSPAFTEAVHNLTAQGMSEPAAWATIERLITVKAATQGATDIFWISAVLFLMLIALVWLTKPSRSSVPADAGGAH; encoded by the coding sequence ATGAGTTCCCCAAAACCAGCGATGCCTGCGCGGCCGCCATCGCAACCACTGCCGCCGCTGACCGGCGGCAAGCTCGTCATGGGTACGGTAGCACTGTCGCTAGCCGTGTTCATGAACGTGCTCGACTCTTCGATCGCCAACGTTTCCATCCCGGCCATCTCGGGCGACCTCGGCGTATCGCCGCAGCAAGGGACCTGGGTCATTACCTCGTTTGCCGTCGCCAACGCCATCTCGGTGCCGCTGACCGGCTGGCTGACCCAGCGCTTCGGCCAGGTGCGCCTGTTTGTCACCTCGATCATCCTGTTCGTGCTGTCGTCCATCCTGTGCGGCCTGGCGCCCAGCATGGAAGTGCTGATTGCAGCGCGGGTGCTGCAAGGCGCGGTCGCAGGGCCGATGATCCCGTTGTCGCAATCCTTGCTGCTGTCCAGCTATACCCCCGCCAAGAGCGGCATGGCCCTGGCGTTCTGGGGCATGACCACCCTGGTGGCGCCGGTCATGGGGCCGCTGCTGGGGGGCTGGATCTCGGACAACTACACTTGGCCCTGGATTTTCTACATCAACATTCCGGTCGGCGTGTTTGCCGCCTGGGCTACCTGGTCGATCTATCACAAGCGCGAGTCGGCGGTATACAAGCTGCCCATCGATAAAATCGGCCTCGCCCTGCTGGTGATCTGGGTCGGTTCGCTGCAGATCATGCTGGACAAGGGCAAGGAGCTCGACTGGTTCAACTCCTCGACCATCGTGATACTGGGCGCGATCTCGCTGATCGCATTCATCTACTTCGTCATCTGGGAGCTCGGCGACGATCATCCGGTGGTCGACCTGACCCTGTTCAAGGGCCGCAACTTCAGCGGCGGCGTGATCGCGATTTCGGTCGGCTACGGCCTGATGTTCGGCGGCCTGGTGATCTTGCCGCTATGGCTGCAGACTACGCTGGGTTATACGGCGACGCTGGCGGGCGAAGTGATGGCGCCGGTCGGGATCTTTGCCATCATCCTGTCGCCGTTCATCGGGAAAATATTGCCCAAGGTCGATGCCCGCTGGGTTGCCAGCACCGCGTTCCTGATCTTTGCCGTGGTGTTTTTCCTGCGTGCGCAATTCACCGAAAACGTCGACACCTTCACGCTGATGATTCCCACCGTGATCCAGGGCGCGGCGATGGCCATGTTCTTCATTCCGCTGACCTCGATCATCCTGTCCGGCCAGCCGCCGGAAAAGATGCCGTCGGCGGCCGGCCTGTCGAATTTCGTACGAATCATGTTCGGCGGCATGGGCACTTCGATCACCAGCACCTTCTGGGATCGCCGCACGTCGCTGCATCATTCCCAGTTGACCGAATTCACCGGCCCGCACAGCCCGGCGTTCACCGAGGCGGTGCATAACCTCACCGCCCAGGGCATGTCGGAACCGGCGGCGTGGGCCACCATCGAACGCCTGATTACGGTGAAAGCCGCGACCCAGGGCGCCACCGATATCTTCTGGATCTCGGCGGTGCTGTTCCTGATGCTGATTGCACTGGTGTGGCTGACCAAGCCTTCGCGCTCCAGCGTGCCGGCTGATGCTGGCGGCGCCCACTAA
- a CDS encoding autotransporter outer membrane beta-barrel domain-containing protein, whose product MQPALKRGMNGVIITFAGALITQAQASCSNNAPTSGVAVSCSGSNATPVAAQAGSTGVAVTLDSSVAASIPRSTSPVAFQVDTSSTITNNGSVTLTGGGGTGGNRGAALLGLNNNNQLTNSAQASISTTGAFNDGLAANGSGNTLINRGSIVTAGPNAFGISAAWGQTNLGQLNNSIVNSGTIATAGSNARAISILGGSGTVSNSGSLSSTGANSPTVYMQGNNDKLTNSGTINASGTGSDAVFSNTVGSSFAASIENQAGGQIISQQGAAVRTLNGSSTVINAGLLQSGSGTAVSMGTGVNTLILQTGSVINGAANGGGNAGSKVVLQGSGTASNAFSNFAALQAQGDNWTWSGNGVFTTAQIQSGLFNLTGSLGGATTVASGATLAGSGGTIAGDLLNQGTLHPGVGDGSGGLTVTGNFTHAANGIFQTEASPVSAGLLTVGGTASLLGGSVNATMLPGSYPDQIRLPIVTAAGGVSGTFGQLQANATALLTPALAYDNGHAYLVITRAPIATVVTSGNNAAIGQAIDTSRPQATPEEPVPPAVTPAGVAVATGALAETVNTLNLLDKAELQATVGSLTGGVHATFSQLALRENDLFGRALSMRLDTQRDGSRKAGDNGVWVRPYGSFGKLSATADTSGASYRIGGISAGADRAVGNDWIVGAGLDYAHLSADFDDYNGNGKLDSYKIGAYASYAPGPLYVDAIASYAIQRTDMQRDVLTGTGSTLRAKSAYDGQQASAYGELGYRAKLNERFVLQPFGALHYTRLRQDGFTETDAENLGLSTQSNTLNSLRSSLGVKISQDLPLATGSMTFGAQLRWMHEFMDAQAQYQATLIGAPGSDFTVKGVDLGRDAVLAGVNLSYAASASLNLFADYDYQAESHNRVNRVTLGLRYLW is encoded by the coding sequence ATGCAACCAGCACTCAAGAGAGGCATGAACGGCGTCATCATTACGTTTGCCGGGGCTTTGATCACGCAAGCGCAAGCAAGCTGCAGCAACAATGCGCCGACCAGCGGCGTTGCCGTAAGCTGTTCCGGCAGCAACGCAACACCGGTCGCGGCCCAGGCCGGCAGCACAGGCGTTGCGGTCACGCTGGATTCCAGCGTAGCGGCCAGCATCCCGCGCAGCACCAGTCCGGTGGCTTTTCAGGTCGATACCTCAAGCACCATCACCAACAACGGCAGCGTCACCCTGACCGGTGGCGGCGGCACCGGCGGCAACCGCGGCGCGGCGCTGCTTGGCCTGAACAATAATAACCAGTTGACCAACAGCGCCCAGGCCAGCATCAGCACTACCGGCGCCTTCAACGACGGCTTGGCCGCCAACGGCAGCGGCAATACGCTGATCAACCGGGGCAGCATCGTTACTGCCGGCCCCAACGCATTCGGCATATCGGCCGCCTGGGGCCAGACCAACCTTGGCCAGCTCAACAACAGCATCGTCAATTCGGGGACGATCGCCACCGCCGGCAGCAACGCCCGCGCCATTTCCATCCTCGGCGGCAGCGGCACGGTGAGCAACAGCGGCAGTTTGTCGAGCACCGGCGCCAACAGTCCTACCGTGTACATGCAGGGCAATAACGACAAGCTCACCAACAGCGGCACCATCAATGCCTCCGGCACGGGTTCCGACGCGGTGTTTTCGAATACCGTGGGTTCCAGTTTTGCCGCCAGCATCGAGAACCAGGCCGGCGGCCAGATCATCAGCCAGCAAGGCGCGGCGGTGCGCACCCTCAACGGCAGCAGCACGGTCATCAATGCCGGCCTGTTGCAGAGCGGCTCCGGCACCGCGGTCTCGATGGGCACCGGCGTCAATACGCTGATCCTGCAAACCGGCTCGGTGATCAACGGCGCTGCCAATGGCGGCGGCAACGCCGGCAGCAAGGTCGTGCTGCAGGGATCAGGCACGGCATCGAATGCATTTTCGAATTTCGCCGCTTTGCAAGCGCAGGGCGACAACTGGACCTGGAGCGGCAACGGCGTTTTCACCACCGCGCAAATCCAGAGCGGCCTGTTTAACCTCACAGGCAGCTTGGGCGGGGCAACCACCGTCGCCTCGGGGGCAACCTTGGCCGGCAGCGGCGGCACGATTGCCGGCGACCTGCTGAACCAGGGCACCTTGCATCCTGGCGTCGGCGACGGTAGCGGCGGCCTGACCGTGACGGGGAATTTCACCCATGCGGCAAACGGCATATTCCAGACCGAGGCGTCGCCGGTTTCCGCCGGCTTGCTGACAGTGGGCGGCACTGCCAGCCTGCTGGGCGGCAGCGTCAACGCCACCATGCTGCCGGGCTCCTATCCGGATCAGATACGCCTGCCGATTGTCACCGCGGCAGGCGGCGTCAGCGGTACCTTTGGCCAGCTGCAGGCAAACGCAACGGCGTTGCTGACGCCGGCGCTGGCCTACGACAACGGCCATGCCTACCTGGTGATTACCCGTGCGCCGATCGCGACAGTGGTCACCAGCGGCAACAATGCCGCGATCGGGCAAGCGATCGACACCAGCCGGCCCCAGGCCACGCCGGAAGAACCTGTGCCGCCCGCCGTCACGCCAGCCGGCGTAGCGGTAGCCACCGGGGCGCTGGCGGAGACGGTCAATACCCTAAACTTGCTGGATAAGGCGGAGCTACAGGCTACGGTAGGCAGCCTCACCGGCGGCGTCCATGCAACCTTCTCGCAGCTCGCATTGCGGGAAAACGACCTGTTCGGCCGGGCGTTGTCGATGCGCCTGGATACCCAGCGTGATGGCAGTCGCAAGGCTGGCGATAACGGCGTATGGGTGCGGCCTTACGGTTCTTTCGGTAAATTGAGCGCGACTGCCGATACTTCAGGCGCGAGTTACCGGATAGGCGGCATCAGCGCTGGCGCCGATCGCGCCGTAGGCAATGACTGGATCGTCGGCGCCGGCCTGGATTATGCTCACTTGAGTGCCGATTTCGATGACTACAACGGCAACGGCAAGCTCGACAGCTACAAGATCGGCGCCTATGCCAGTTACGCCCCGGGCCCGCTGTATGTCGATGCCATCGCCAGCTACGCAATACAGCGCACCGACATGCAGCGTGATGTGCTGACCGGAACCGGCTCCACCTTGCGCGCCAAGAGCGCCTACGATGGCCAGCAGGCAAGCGCCTACGGCGAACTGGGTTATCGCGCGAAGCTGAACGAACGTTTTGTCCTGCAGCCGTTCGGCGCCCTGCATTACACCCGCCTGCGCCAGGACGGCTTCACCGAAACCGATGCCGAGAACCTGGGGCTGTCCACCCAGAGCAATACCTTGAACAGCTTGCGCAGCAGCCTCGGCGTCAAGATCAGCCAAGACCTGCCGCTGGCTACGGGTTCCATGACGTTTGGCGCGCAACTGCGCTGGATGCATGAATTCATGGACGCGCAGGCGCAATACCAGGCGACATTGATTGGCGCCCCGGGCAGCGATTTCACGGTGAAAGGCGTAGACCTGGGCCGGGATGCGGTGCTGGCGGGCGTGAATCTTTCGTATGCCGCCTCGGCCAGCCTGAACCTGTTTGCCGACTACGATTACCAGGCGGAGTCGCATAACCGGGTGAACCGGGTCACTCTTGGTTTGCGCTATCTCTGGTAA